From a single Fuerstiella sp. genomic region:
- a CDS encoding efflux RND transporter periplasmic adaptor subunit, translating into MRYSSIAIVLTVAGIFVHPESDTFAENSPAVTSIPECQILLVDHPLLASGQSGIVARVYVREGDRITKGQLLAELDASVPKATLAVATKQTENDVNIRYAQAAADVALAEYEAAQESNRIQPNTFRRIEMRKLRLEEERSRLETEVSIHEFELNELRRDEAAALVRSYRIVAPIDGVVSGVFKSPGEAVQVGEAMLQCHSTEKVHIEAFVEIPVLRSLKKGQQVNIIPEIPNPAIDSEKPNVKGTVFFIGVLAEVNTVRVLVEVDNQNGLLLAGTDAVIEVPVD; encoded by the coding sequence TTGAGGTACTCATCCATTGCGATTGTTTTGACGGTTGCAGGCATATTCGTACACCCTGAATCCGATACGTTTGCTGAGAACAGTCCGGCAGTCACAAGCATCCCTGAATGCCAGATTCTTTTGGTCGATCACCCCCTGCTGGCCAGCGGACAGAGTGGAATTGTTGCCCGTGTTTACGTGCGCGAAGGGGACCGGATCACGAAAGGACAGCTGCTGGCTGAACTGGATGCGTCAGTTCCAAAGGCAACACTGGCTGTGGCGACCAAACAAACCGAAAACGATGTCAACATACGTTACGCACAGGCCGCTGCAGATGTAGCTCTTGCAGAATACGAGGCTGCGCAGGAATCGAACAGAATCCAGCCAAATACATTTCGGCGGATCGAAATGCGAAAGCTGAGACTGGAAGAAGAACGCAGCCGACTGGAGACAGAAGTATCGATTCACGAATTCGAATTGAATGAGCTTCGTCGTGATGAAGCCGCCGCACTGGTCAGAAGCTACAGAATAGTGGCTCCGATAGACGGAGTCGTTTCGGGTGTGTTCAAGTCCCCCGGAGAAGCAGTGCAGGTCGGCGAAGCCATGCTGCAGTGCCACAGTACTGAAAAAGTCCATATTGAGGCGTTTGTTGAAATTCCAGTACTGCGTTCCCTGAAGAAGGGACAACAGGTCAACATTATTCCGGAAATCCCCAATCCGGCGATCGATTCCGAAAAACCAAATGTTAAGGGCACCGTGTTTTTCATTGGCGTCCTGGCAGAAGTCAATACGGTTCGGGTTTTGGTGGAAGTTGATAATCAGAATGGCCTTTTACTGGCGGGAACGGACGCTGTTATCGAAGTTCCGGTCGACTGA
- a CDS encoding efflux RND transporter periplasmic adaptor subunit yields the protein MSLMTQNMQPTMRRSIPLCMRNDLKMSSMQFRGRPYWTVKDPVSLRYHRLREEQYLLLTLLDGKRTLEELQRILQQKFPYAHWGLTDLQSLVSDLHEKRLVVSQRRGQAEGINRQRQKTQRQKLFSATMSLLFLRLPGVYPEPFLRRGYPWIRWIFHPLAILTVIGIVVSAMGLLAINFHVAMRQMPEFQQFFGWPNLLYLSMTIAVVKVFHELGHGFTCHHCGAESHSIGVMLLVFSPTLYCDVTDSWMLPGKWQRIAIAAAGIYVEVFLSAIALFCWWYTEPGLLHHLALNVFFVTSVSTVIINMNPLMRFDGYYLLSDFLEIPNLQQRSSQAVLNWIGWNCFGIEPRPDPFEPERGKAWLMSFAAGSGIYRGFVMVGIGIFLYTVLKPYRLQNLGVMLSVFSISMMVGQFLYRVVTMVRVPRSKQLSRKRMAVSALVVATVVLAVSQIPVPLYIQAAVMIQPHDVKHIYTKTAGTLREIRVQSGDQVRQDQVLATLTSPELDDRLRELEVEIAVQRQRRRNAVIQRDPAQKQLAENALASRLDQQREALQQHERLILKSPVSGAIVSAEVQPKEQKPSDDHSLEQWYGNPLETHNLGALLLPNTHLCSIAPNDRLEAVLFIDQSDRNDLQPGHPVRIKFDHLPNQVYEGDVTDLSAQAVAYVPSILSNKTGGPLPTVTEEGRERLTGVAWKARVILNRDSGLFVSGLRGRARVVISSRSLGSWLYRWIRKTVHFRL from the coding sequence ATGTCATTGATGACGCAAAACATGCAGCCGACAATGCGGCGATCGATTCCGCTGTGTATGCGTAACGATCTGAAAATGTCATCGATGCAGTTTCGGGGACGTCCCTACTGGACTGTCAAAGATCCGGTTTCACTGCGGTACCATCGACTGAGAGAGGAACAGTATCTGCTGCTGACGCTGCTTGACGGAAAACGCACACTGGAAGAACTGCAAAGGATTCTGCAGCAGAAATTCCCTTACGCACACTGGGGTCTGACGGATCTTCAAAGTCTCGTCAGTGACCTTCATGAAAAACGACTGGTTGTCAGTCAGCGCAGGGGGCAGGCCGAAGGCATCAACAGACAGCGACAGAAAACCCAACGACAAAAACTGTTTTCTGCAACAATGAGTCTGTTGTTTCTGCGTTTGCCCGGTGTCTATCCCGAACCGTTTCTGAGACGCGGTTATCCCTGGATCCGCTGGATCTTTCATCCCCTGGCAATTCTGACCGTGATCGGCATTGTCGTGTCTGCCATGGGGCTGCTGGCGATTAACTTCCATGTGGCGATGCGACAAATGCCGGAATTCCAGCAGTTCTTTGGATGGCCAAATCTTCTCTACCTGTCAATGACAATCGCGGTGGTCAAGGTCTTTCATGAACTTGGACACGGTTTTACCTGCCACCATTGCGGAGCCGAGTCACACTCAATTGGTGTGATGCTGCTCGTCTTCAGCCCGACGCTTTACTGCGACGTCACAGACAGCTGGATGCTGCCCGGCAAATGGCAGCGGATCGCAATCGCTGCTGCGGGCATCTATGTGGAAGTATTTCTGTCGGCAATCGCATTATTCTGCTGGTGGTATACCGAACCCGGATTGCTGCATCATCTGGCACTGAATGTGTTCTTCGTCACATCAGTCAGTACAGTCATCATTAATATGAATCCACTCATGCGGTTCGATGGATATTATTTACTGAGTGATTTCCTGGAGATCCCCAATCTGCAACAGCGGTCATCACAGGCAGTCCTCAACTGGATAGGATGGAACTGCTTTGGCATTGAACCTCGACCCGATCCGTTTGAACCGGAGCGAGGCAAAGCGTGGCTGATGTCGTTCGCAGCTGGTTCCGGGATCTATCGCGGTTTCGTGATGGTCGGGATCGGAATATTTCTTTACACGGTGCTGAAGCCGTATCGGCTGCAAAATCTGGGAGTGATGCTGAGTGTATTTTCTATCAGCATGATGGTGGGACAGTTTCTGTATCGGGTGGTGACGATGGTACGAGTTCCACGGTCAAAACAATTAAGCCGCAAACGAATGGCAGTATCAGCTCTTGTCGTGGCAACAGTCGTCCTGGCTGTCTCTCAAATTCCGGTTCCCCTGTACATTCAGGCTGCTGTCATGATCCAGCCGCACGATGTGAAACACATATATACAAAGACGGCAGGAACACTCCGTGAAATTCGCGTACAGTCAGGTGACCAGGTCCGTCAGGATCAGGTCCTGGCGACTCTGACCAGTCCGGAACTGGACGATCGTTTGCGGGAACTGGAAGTGGAGATTGCAGTTCAGAGACAGCGCAGACGCAACGCTGTGATTCAGCGTGACCCGGCTCAAAAGCAGCTCGCTGAGAATGCTCTTGCCAGCAGGCTCGATCAACAGCGTGAAGCTCTTCAGCAACATGAGCGATTGATCCTAAAATCCCCCGTCAGTGGAGCCATTGTTTCAGCAGAAGTCCAGCCAAAGGAGCAAAAACCCAGCGACGATCACTCTCTGGAGCAATGGTACGGAAATCCACTGGAAACCCACAATCTCGGAGCCTTACTGCTTCCGAACACTCACCTGTGCAGCATTGCCCCGAATGACCGCCTGGAAGCGGTATTGTTCATTGACCAGTCCGATCGTAACGATCTGCAGCCGGGGCACCCGGTCCGTATCAAATTTGATCACCTGCCGAACCAGGTCTACGAAGGCGATGTGACTGACCTGTCTGCACAGGCTGTTGCCTATGTGCCTTCCATTCTTTCCAACAAGACAGGTGGCCCACTGCCCACAGTCACAGAAGAAGGACGTGAACGTCTGACCGGCGTTGCATGGAAGGCGCGTGTTATCCTTAATCGTGATTCAGGTCTGTTTGTCAGCGGCCTCCGGGGACGCGCCCGTGTCGTGATCTCCAGTCGTTCCCTGGGCAGCTGGCTGTACCGGTGGATTCGCAAGACCGTTCATTTTCGACTGTAA
- a CDS encoding carbohydrate kinase family protein: MAEKPRAIDCIVCGEICVDLPVSTVDRSRPLIELPIGHVDPILPGSGGIVANSGMAMTRLGLRTSAFGCVGDDLWGRFLRERLAEEGVETSHLVTMKGRPSSVTVVVGGDDGEHTFLFHAGASQRFNRSMIEQKLEVFKECQYALFGYYALMPALENELSDVFRQLQGTGCQIAMDTAGGGGSMTPLNRILPHVNIYIPSLIEAQSQTKQRDPRSMIEFYRRYAPNALLGIKLGNQGAILSPADGEWIHIDPVTPPGVVIDTTGAGDCFYAGLITGLVRGRSIEESGRLAAAAGACSVTQTGAVNGLGDLTSLLQLAHA, translated from the coding sequence ATGGCTGAAAAACCCAGGGCAATTGACTGCATTGTCTGCGGAGAAATCTGCGTTGATCTTCCTGTATCCACCGTAGATCGCTCCCGACCATTGATCGAACTCCCCATCGGGCATGTTGATCCCATTCTTCCAGGTTCAGGGGGCATCGTGGCAAACAGCGGTATGGCCATGACCCGTCTTGGACTCAGGACCAGCGCTTTTGGCTGCGTGGGTGATGATCTGTGGGGACGTTTTCTTCGGGAACGTCTGGCCGAAGAAGGTGTTGAGACTTCACATCTGGTCACCATGAAAGGTCGGCCATCGAGTGTTACTGTTGTTGTCGGCGGTGACGACGGAGAACACACTTTTTTATTTCATGCAGGTGCGTCTCAACGCTTCAACCGCAGCATGATCGAGCAGAAATTAGAGGTGTTCAAAGAGTGCCAGTACGCTCTTTTCGGTTACTACGCCCTGATGCCGGCACTGGAAAACGAACTTTCAGATGTCTTCCGACAGCTGCAGGGGACGGGCTGTCAAATCGCAATGGACACGGCGGGTGGAGGTGGCTCCATGACGCCGCTCAACCGAATTCTGCCTCATGTCAATATCTACATTCCCAGCCTGATCGAAGCACAGTCACAAACAAAACAGCGAGATCCCCGATCAATGATCGAATTTTATCGTCGCTATGCTCCAAATGCTCTCCTGGGCATTAAACTGGGTAATCAGGGCGCAATTTTAAGCCCGGCAGATGGCGAATGGATCCATATCGATCCCGTGACACCACCAGGCGTGGTCATTGATACCACCGGTGCCGGCGACTGTTTTTACGCCGGCCTGATCACGGGGCTCGTCCGTGGCAGGTCAATTGAGGAATCCGGCAGACTGGCTGCAGCTGCCGGTGCGTGTTCCGTGACCCAAACTGGTGCTGTCAACGGTCTGGGAGATTTGACATCACTGTTGCAGCTGGCACATGCCTGA
- a CDS encoding serine/threonine protein kinase, whose amino-acid sequence MSETNNTFRTQSSDPDATAITDPNHILYMNAVSSEDAARETQALLDVQSRNPSVALAFRLEEGTRQLLRKRLLIVGACLIAVMTVVAVSMALNLGLMPGSIWFRTLAIAFLISLMLFLRFAGHISVGSLRRIELLIVAVPVIEMVVLQTFRTEFQLRLDAPDMIPAIRATVALVTCLLIAIYGIFIPGTWQRTAIVGCCVALLPTVAALIHIRLDPQLRLYDSFNYAIPTLTLSMAVVAALGSHLVSELRRDVEAARQYGQYRLTEEIGRGGMGVVYRGEHRLLKRPAAIKLIQPESAADEIAVARFEQEVQLSATLTHWNTVRIFDYGRTDHGDFYCVMELLEGLTLRSLLRTQKRLSVEETLRITEQLCDGLQEAHRKGMVHRDLKPANVFLAETGGLSQVVKILDFGVATTTTSGNSPDNTQLIGTPYYMSPEQIRGEVTDMTGDIYSLGCLIFECITGAPPFTARNVKEVLSDHLKKDPPIDQLPESPSGLRDLVRRCLEKEPAHRFATVATLSDACRILSDRNQYLHRVFS is encoded by the coding sequence TTGTCCGAAACAAACAACACGTTCCGCACGCAATCTTCTGATCCTGACGCAACCGCCATCACGGATCCAAACCACATTCTGTACATGAATGCGGTCTCGTCGGAAGACGCTGCCCGTGAAACACAGGCACTCCTCGATGTTCAGTCACGAAATCCGTCGGTCGCACTAGCATTTCGACTTGAAGAAGGAACTCGGCAACTCCTGCGGAAACGCTTATTGATTGTCGGCGCCTGCCTGATCGCCGTGATGACTGTTGTTGCCGTGAGCATGGCGTTAAATCTTGGGTTAATGCCAGGCAGCATCTGGTTCCGAACACTGGCAATTGCCTTTTTAATTTCCCTTATGCTGTTTCTGCGCTTCGCCGGTCATATCTCTGTGGGGTCGTTACGCAGAATCGAACTATTGATAGTGGCCGTGCCTGTTATCGAGATGGTCGTGCTGCAAACATTCAGAACTGAATTCCAGCTACGACTTGACGCACCGGATATGATTCCGGCGATACGAGCAACTGTCGCACTCGTCACCTGCCTGCTCATTGCAATCTACGGGATATTCATACCCGGTACATGGCAACGAACGGCCATTGTCGGCTGCTGTGTTGCCCTGTTGCCGACAGTTGCAGCATTGATTCATATTCGTCTGGACCCGCAACTCCGGCTTTATGATTCATTCAATTACGCAATCCCTACTCTCACCCTTTCGATGGCAGTCGTTGCCGCACTGGGGTCGCATCTTGTCTCTGAATTGAGACGTGACGTGGAAGCCGCCCGCCAGTATGGCCAGTACCGACTCACAGAAGAGATCGGGCGCGGGGGTATGGGCGTTGTCTACCGGGGCGAACACCGATTGCTGAAGCGGCCGGCGGCAATTAAGCTGATCCAGCCTGAATCGGCTGCCGACGAAATCGCAGTTGCGCGGTTTGAACAGGAAGTCCAGCTCTCAGCAACATTGACTCACTGGAATACCGTCCGCATTTTTGACTACGGACGCACCGATCACGGTGACTTCTACTGTGTCATGGAGTTGCTGGAAGGTTTGACCCTGCGAAGTCTGCTGCGGACTCAAAAGAGACTGTCGGTGGAAGAAACACTGCGCATAACGGAACAGTTGTGTGATGGACTTCAGGAAGCACATCGTAAAGGAATGGTGCATCGGGACCTAAAGCCGGCAAACGTATTTCTGGCCGAAACAGGTGGCCTGAGTCAGGTTGTCAAGATTCTTGACTTCGGCGTCGCAACGACGACAACATCCGGCAATTCACCCGACAACACACAACTGATCGGAACCCCCTACTATATGTCTCCCGAACAGATTCGGGGAGAAGTCACAGATATGACCGGGGACATCTACTCCCTTGGCTGTCTTATTTTCGAGTGCATCACAGGAGCCCCTCCATTCACCGCACGGAATGTGAAAGAGGTTTTGTCAGACCACTTAAAAAAAGATCCGCCCATCGATCAGCTTCCGGAATCACCTTCAGGTTTGCGTGATCTCGTCAGAAGATGTCTGGAAAAAGAACCAGCACATCGATTTGCGACGGTAGCGACACTTAGCGACGCCTGCCGAATTCTGTCTGACAGAAACCAGTATCTGCACAGGGTATTCAGCTGA
- a CDS encoding YggS family pyridoxal phosphate-dependent enzyme, which translates to MEQIRTTLRANLESINARISDICRACGRSSDDVQLIAVTKYAKWEWVQALAEIHSSFGESRPQQLADRQPQLPEIQWHQIGQVQRNKARLAVLHASTIHSVDSLQLLKRLSLLAEQSACSVKILLQINISGESSKSGFEPDSILDSWEAIVRTAGPCTKLTGLMTMAPISEMSEDARPVFKQLTRLRQELNQRDSTAVLTELSMGMSGDFDVAIEEGATMIRIGRALFQGL; encoded by the coding sequence TTGGAACAAATCCGGACAACACTCCGAGCGAATCTGGAATCCATCAACGCTCGAATTTCTGACATCTGTCGCGCCTGCGGTCGTTCTTCGGATGATGTGCAGCTGATTGCGGTCACAAAATATGCCAAATGGGAGTGGGTTCAGGCGCTTGCCGAAATTCATTCCAGCTTCGGTGAAAGTCGTCCTCAGCAGCTTGCTGACAGGCAACCGCAGCTCCCTGAGATTCAGTGGCACCAGATTGGTCAGGTCCAGCGCAACAAGGCGCGGCTCGCCGTTCTGCATGCCAGTACCATCCATTCAGTTGATTCCCTGCAGCTTTTGAAACGCCTGAGTCTGCTGGCTGAGCAGTCAGCCTGCTCCGTAAAAATTTTGCTTCAGATCAATATTTCCGGTGAAAGCTCGAAATCCGGCTTCGAGCCGGACAGCATTTTGGATTCATGGGAGGCGATTGTGCGGACAGCCGGACCCTGCACGAAACTCACCGGGCTGATGACCATGGCACCGATCAGTGAAATGTCTGAAGACGCACGTCCGGTCTTTAAGCAGCTCACACGACTGCGACAGGAACTGAATCAGAGAGATTCAACTGCTGTCTTGACGGAACTGTCGATGGGTATGAGTGGTGACTTCGATGTGGCGATTGAGGAAGGTGCGACAATGATTCGAATTGGCAGGGCACTGTTCCAGGGGCTTTAG
- a CDS encoding BON domain-containing protein, giving the protein MDSSTAVTGAERFVRGNRKAGDFVGTSRSEDATFVGAAKATGAVTRSVTGLAEPAEPAVSRVNVPRIPSLSGMYAERLTIAFEPIAGGRYRLPPKTKLSDSLRTIVQNRGLKVQLSLGNSAVTLRGKVDSPQQKRLAELLVLFEPGIGTVTNELNVMPNLSR; this is encoded by the coding sequence GTGGATTCATCCACTGCAGTCACCGGAGCAGAAAGGTTTGTACGGGGAAATCGGAAGGCCGGTGACTTTGTCGGAACGTCCAGGTCAGAGGATGCCACTTTCGTTGGTGCGGCAAAGGCGACTGGTGCTGTCACTCGTTCAGTGACCGGACTGGCGGAGCCCGCAGAGCCGGCAGTGTCCCGGGTGAATGTTCCTCGCATTCCATCGCTGTCCGGCATGTATGCGGAACGCCTGACGATTGCGTTTGAGCCGATTGCCGGCGGCAGGTACCGTCTTCCGCCCAAAACGAAGCTGTCAGACTCATTGCGGACGATTGTCCAAAACCGTGGTCTGAAAGTTCAACTGTCTCTCGGCAATTCTGCAGTGACGTTGCGAGGGAAGGTTGATTCGCCGCAGCAGAAGCGGCTTGCTGAGCTGCTGGTACTTTTCGAGCCGGGAATCGGGACGGTAACGAACGAGCTGAATGTTATGCCGAATTTGTCGCGTTGA
- a CDS encoding sugar phosphate isomerase/epimerase, with product MADIGSYHFFFPATDATMTKRPSVLISAFADEAANHRTALEQMTAMAAIGLRSYSPRFIDLSGNGNIQHVVDLSADQYKQLNQFHNEYGISVTSIGARVGKVKLLDVDDGSHNVFISQQEYLAGEVAKTIAAAKQLNTKLIRGFSYYHPRGTDPHDHLDLAAENIRQITDACAQEGLIYGLEIEPNLVGETGPLLAELAKRVDHPSMVLIFDGGNVAAQNKNPVQVYEEYLATVPFLGWMHVKDYAIDPDLEWTGVVDEDRLKNFVPANVGDAGHELIFRDLRNRLPEICNRLKALGLPGFYMETEPHLKGGGQFGGFSGPDGMGVAVRALCSCLDYAGIEYSLRNFSDIRAERGF from the coding sequence ATGGCTGACATTGGGTCCTACCACTTCTTCTTCCCCGCCACCGATGCAACTATGACAAAACGACCATCCGTCCTGATCAGTGCCTTTGCCGACGAAGCAGCCAATCATCGTACGGCTCTGGAGCAAATGACAGCAATGGCAGCTATCGGACTGCGCAGTTACAGTCCCCGCTTCATTGATCTGTCCGGTAACGGCAACATTCAACACGTTGTTGATCTTTCAGCAGACCAGTACAAACAACTGAATCAATTTCATAATGAGTACGGCATCAGCGTCACCAGCATTGGAGCCCGAGTCGGTAAAGTCAAACTGCTGGATGTTGATGATGGTTCCCATAATGTATTTATCTCTCAGCAGGAATATCTTGCCGGTGAAGTCGCAAAGACAATCGCTGCAGCGAAGCAGCTCAATACGAAGCTGATTCGAGGATTTTCCTATTATCATCCGCGCGGTACCGATCCTCATGACCATCTTGACCTGGCCGCTGAAAACATCAGGCAGATTACAGACGCCTGTGCACAGGAAGGACTGATCTACGGACTGGAAATCGAACCCAATCTGGTTGGCGAAACCGGTCCACTGCTGGCTGAGCTTGCAAAGCGTGTCGACCATCCTTCCATGGTCCTGATCTTTGATGGAGGGAACGTGGCTGCCCAAAATAAGAATCCGGTGCAGGTCTACGAAGAGTACCTGGCTACCGTACCGTTTCTCGGATGGATGCATGTTAAGGATTATGCGATCGATCCGGACCTGGAATGGACTGGCGTCGTCGACGAGGATCGTCTGAAAAATTTCGTTCCGGCAAACGTTGGTGACGCCGGACACGAGTTAATCTTCCGAGATCTGCGTAATCGGCTGCCGGAAATCTGCAACCGTCTGAAAGCCCTGGGGCTCCCCGGCTTTTACATGGAAACCGAACCCCACCTGAAGGGCGGTGGTCAGTTTGGAGGATTCAGTGGTCCGGATGGCATGGGAGTGGCCGTTCGGGCCCTCTGTTCGTGTCTGGATTATGCGGGAATTGAATACTCACTGCGTAACTTCTCAGATATTCGCGCAGAACGTGGTTTTTGA
- a CDS encoding class I SAM-dependent methyltransferase, with protein sequence MKSLPAAIVVLGCSIISMAQDPETPSTNFGVRYEFRRQHDPNGIGKFYLDREIARVMGFAGAAWLERNTREQEERLSLMVKSLKLKAGDVVADIGAGSGVISMLMAEQILPRGKVMAVDIQKEMLLRLKRRSRRAGIRNIKPVKGTVKSPNLKPESVDLAIMVDVYHEFEFPYEMMLEISRAIKPGGRVVLVEYRMEDPTVPIKLVHKMSEDQVIKELSQPEFSLKWGETVNVLPWQHILVFTKQNSGS encoded by the coding sequence ATGAAATCACTTCCAGCTGCAATCGTCGTCCTCGGGTGTTCGATCATCTCGATGGCGCAGGACCCGGAAACACCAAGTACAAATTTCGGAGTTCGCTACGAGTTCCGCAGACAACACGATCCCAACGGCATTGGCAAATTCTATCTGGACCGTGAAATTGCTCGTGTCATGGGTTTCGCAGGAGCTGCCTGGCTTGAACGTAATACGCGGGAACAGGAAGAACGGCTGTCGCTGATGGTGAAGTCTCTCAAGCTGAAAGCGGGAGATGTTGTTGCAGATATCGGTGCCGGCTCCGGCGTGATTTCCATGCTCATGGCGGAACAGATTCTTCCCCGCGGCAAGGTCATGGCGGTTGACATTCAGAAAGAGATGCTGCTGCGGCTGAAGAGGCGAAGCCGGCGGGCCGGCATCAGAAACATCAAACCCGTTAAAGGTACAGTTAAATCACCGAATCTGAAGCCGGAATCCGTTGATCTGGCAATCATGGTTGATGTGTACCATGAATTTGAATTCCCCTACGAGATGATGCTCGAAATCTCCAGAGCAATAAAACCCGGTGGCCGTGTTGTCCTGGTGGAATACCGCATGGAAGATCCCACAGTCCCGATTAAGCTCGTCCACAAAATGAGCGAAGATCAGGTCATCAAAGAATTGAGCCAGCCTGAATTCAGTCTCAAATGGGGCGAAACAGTAAATGTACTGCCATGGCAGCACATTCTTGTGTTTACGAAGCAGAATTCAGGAAGCTGA
- a CDS encoding class I SAM-dependent methyltransferase, with protein MAPQFIAHCIRLDDGTLTRPNAGWSLEREPRFVSTRRLLETVFVQDRKTLRIADLGCLEGGYSVEFARMGFQVVGIDVRSSNIDACRYVKSKTDLPNLEFVQDDVWNISRYGEFDAVFCSGLLYHLDRPKEFLDLLAHVTKKCLILQTHFSTENRPTNWFSKHFRKPLPEGRVTHSLSEMTVNEGIPGRWYTEFFDDGSFADRENATQASWDNRRSFWIQREYLIQAVYEAGFDTVVEQFDHFAPDIADNILNGVYREHDRGTFVGIKSGAAVPGSSTG; from the coding sequence GTGGCACCTCAATTCATTGCTCACTGTATTCGACTCGACGACGGCACACTCACTCGCCCCAACGCAGGGTGGTCTTTGGAACGAGAACCCCGTTTCGTCTCTACTCGCAGATTGTTGGAAACTGTGTTTGTACAGGACCGAAAGACACTGCGGATTGCTGATCTGGGATGTCTGGAGGGAGGGTATTCCGTTGAATTTGCACGAATGGGATTTCAAGTCGTCGGAATCGATGTCCGCAGTTCAAACATAGATGCATGCAGGTACGTGAAGTCGAAAACGGACCTGCCCAATCTTGAATTCGTTCAGGACGATGTGTGGAACATCAGTCGGTACGGGGAATTTGACGCCGTCTTCTGCAGTGGTCTGCTCTATCATCTGGACCGTCCCAAAGAGTTTCTGGATCTCCTGGCTCACGTGACGAAAAAATGCCTGATCCTGCAGACTCACTTTTCGACAGAAAATCGACCGACCAACTGGTTCAGCAAACACTTTCGAAAGCCACTTCCTGAAGGGCGCGTTACTCACAGCCTGTCCGAAATGACCGTAAACGAGGGAATACCTGGGCGTTGGTACACCGAGTTCTTTGATGATGGTTCATTCGCGGATCGGGAGAATGCAACCCAGGCCTCCTGGGACAATCGACGATCTTTCTGGATTCAGCGGGAATACCTGATTCAAGCGGTCTACGAGGCTGGATTTGATACGGTTGTGGAGCAGTTCGATCATTTCGCACCGGACATTGCCGACAACATCCTCAACGGCGTTTATCGTGAACATGATCGAGGCACTTTTGTCGGAATTAAGTCAGGAGCTGCCGTACCAGGGTCATCGACCGGCTGA